In one Paracoccus everestensis genomic region, the following are encoded:
- a CDS encoding EI24 domain-containing protein, translated as MIVSRALILAWMDLLRPRILRLALMGIALTILLFVVLQSALFWVVRTLVPGDLVLPWIGTLDVGAALSWGTLALFPLMGFFLMAPVAAGFAGLFAERVADVVEEVHYPARHGASLDFLDGLLESVAVVAAILAVAVVSLFLTPVLGPLAPVLLFTANGWLLGREFFQMAARRHMDEPGATALRRANAGRVTLAGVLIAIALVIPLVNIAVPLLAAAAFTHLFHLISGTSGPDSRHPRG; from the coding sequence ATGATCGTTTCTCGCGCCCTGATCCTGGCCTGGATGGACCTGCTGCGGCCCCGGATCCTGCGGCTGGCCTTGATGGGGATCGCGCTGACGATCCTGCTGTTCGTGGTCTTGCAATCGGCGCTGTTCTGGGTGGTCCGCACCCTTGTTCCGGGCGACCTGGTGCTGCCCTGGATCGGCACGCTGGATGTCGGGGCGGCCCTGTCCTGGGGAACGCTGGCGCTGTTCCCGCTGATGGGGTTCTTTCTGATGGCACCGGTCGCGGCGGGCTTTGCGGGCCTTTTCGCCGAACGCGTGGCCGACGTAGTCGAGGAAGTGCATTATCCCGCCCGCCACGGCGCGTCGCTGGATTTCCTGGATGGGCTGCTGGAATCGGTGGCCGTGGTGGCCGCGATACTTGCGGTGGCGGTGGTGTCGCTGTTCCTGACGCCCGTCCTGGGTCCGCTGGCGCCGGTGCTGCTGTTCACCGCGAACGGCTGGCTGCTGGGGCGCGAGTTCTTTCAGATGGCCGCGCGCCGCCACATGGACGAACCCGGGGCGACCGCGTTACGCCGCGCCAATGCGGGGCGCGTGACGCTGGCAGGGGTGCTGATCGCCATCGCCCTGGTGATTCCCCTGGTCAACATCGCGGTGCCGCTGCTGGCGGCAGCGGCTTTTACGCATCTGTTCCATCTTATCAGCGGAACATCCGGTCCAGATTCGCGACATCCGCGCGGGTGA
- a CDS encoding fumarylacetoacetate hydrolase family protein, with the protein MIGVVVWSSAEREKAVIWCEDHAALAYLQGRDNLAHPACWPQPGDLVELESEVIGALRNARRVTMLSEQEFAHLPAMLRATTPPAEPHLRIVSSAPEAREQLATQPELRIAAG; encoded by the coding sequence ATGATCGGCGTAGTTGTGTGGAGCAGTGCGGAACGTGAAAAGGCGGTGATCTGGTGCGAAGATCATGCGGCCTTGGCATATCTGCAAGGACGCGATAATCTTGCCCATCCTGCCTGCTGGCCCCAGCCCGGCGATCTGGTGGAACTGGAAAGCGAGGTCATAGGCGCCTTGCGCAATGCCCGCCGTGTCACGATGCTGTCCGAACAGGAATTCGCACATCTGCCCGCCATGCTGCGTGCCACCACCCCACCGGCCGAGCCGCATCTGCGAATCGTATCCTCGGCCCCCGAAGCGCGAGAGCAGTTGGCGACCCAGCCAGAGCTTCGGATCGCCGCCGGCTAA
- a CDS encoding nitroreductase family protein, whose amino-acid sequence MTYRNDAALDFLATRRSHPPKMLREPAPERAEILRLLTLAARTPDHGKLEPWRFIVLERAVLDRLAPILRDQVLAAGQDEAAADKAASAFTSPVIVAVVSAPVASDKVPAWEQFLSAGAVCLGLVNAALASGWGAAWLTGPAVLDETFGRSHLGLSDSERIVGLVHLGSRGDTPPERPRPDVAAKTSWPE is encoded by the coding sequence ATGACCTATCGCAACGATGCCGCACTCGATTTCCTGGCGACGCGCCGGTCGCATCCCCCCAAGATGCTGCGCGAACCCGCCCCCGAACGGGCCGAGATCCTGCGCCTGCTTACCCTGGCCGCCCGCACCCCGGACCACGGCAAGCTGGAACCCTGGCGATTCATCGTGCTGGAACGCGCCGTGCTGGACCGCTTGGCGCCGATCTTGCGCGACCAGGTGCTGGCTGCGGGCCAGGACGAGGCGGCGGCCGACAAGGCAGCATCGGCCTTCACGTCCCCGGTGATCGTGGCGGTGGTGTCGGCGCCGGTCGCCAGCGACAAGGTGCCGGCTTGGGAACAGTTCCTGTCGGCGGGCGCGGTCTGCCTGGGGCTGGTGAATGCGGCGCTTGCCTCGGGCTGGGGGGCGGCATGGCTGACCGGGCCTGCGGTCCTGGACGAGACTTTCGGGCGCAGCCACCTGGGCCTGTCGGACAGCGAACGGATCGTGGGGCTGGTCCATCTGGGCAGCCGGGGGGACACTCCGCCCGAACGCCCCCGTCCCGATGTCGCCGCCAAGACAAGCTGGCCGGAATGA
- a CDS encoding M48 family metallopeptidase, which produces MKRVTAILGAGLLGIAACAPVPMDPVTLPTGPYGAPQSQPAPVLTNDGTPQSTARMFVAVMRRMEPAVERECLQRRTQPINCDFQFVVDDRPGQEANAFQTIDASGRPIIGFTLSLIAQTRNGDEIAFVVGHEASHHILNHLDRKAGAAAAGAVILGSIASVYGNNQEAIETAQRIGASVGSRYYSRDWELQADYLGAVMTLNAGFDPINGSRFFERIPDPGDHILGTHPPRAARLAQVRRAVADVQSGRIR; this is translated from the coding sequence ATGAAGCGGGTCACGGCAATCTTGGGGGCGGGACTTCTGGGCATCGCGGCCTGCGCGCCGGTTCCGATGGACCCCGTGACCCTTCCGACCGGTCCTTATGGCGCGCCCCAGTCCCAACCCGCGCCGGTCCTGACCAATGACGGCACCCCGCAGTCCACGGCCCGTATGTTCGTGGCCGTGATGCGGCGGATGGAACCGGCAGTAGAGCGCGAATGCCTGCAACGGCGCACCCAGCCCATCAACTGCGATTTCCAGTTCGTCGTGGACGATCGCCCGGGGCAGGAAGCCAATGCCTTCCAGACCATCGATGCCAGCGGCCGTCCGATCATCGGCTTTACCCTGTCGCTGATCGCCCAGACCCGCAACGGCGACGAGATCGCCTTTGTGGTGGGTCACGAGGCTAGTCATCACATCCTGAACCATCTGGATCGAAAGGCCGGGGCCGCTGCCGCAGGGGCGGTGATTCTGGGCAGCATCGCCTCGGTTTACGGCAATAACCAAGAGGCGATCGAAACCGCCCAGCGCATCGGGGCCTCTGTCGGGTCGCGCTATTATTCCCGCGACTGGGAGCTCCAGGCAGATTACCTGGGCGCCGTCATGACGCTGAACGCGGGCTTCGACCCCATCAATGGATCCCGATTCTTTGAACGAATCCCCGATCCCGGCGACCATATCCTCGGCACGCACCCCCCTCGGGCGGCTCGCTTGGCCCAGGTTCGTCGTGCCGTCGCGGATGTCCAAAGCGGACGAATACGCTGA